Proteins encoded in a region of the Mucilaginibacter sabulilitoris genome:
- a CDS encoding glycoside hydrolase family 140 protein gives MLKKIVWLVFACVLFFSFRSDNPAMQPLKVSDNHRYFTADGKPFFWLGDTGWLLFSKLKREEAEQYLDTRSKQGFNVIQVMVVHSIGEANVYGDSALSGKNIAMPKVTPGNTFGKGNEYDYWDHIDWIVSKAAEKGIYIAMVPVWGSVVKGNHIGAAKAKIYAEFLAKRYRDRPNIIWMNGGDIPGTDSLKTWNAIGSTLNELDKEHLITFHPRGRTQSSTWFHDQLWLSFNCFQSGHRTYAQDTSKKDLNYGEDNWKYVQVDYAKTPIKPTLDAEPSYERIPHGLHNVNLPRWTAADVRRYGYWSVFAGACGYTYGNNDVMQMHKPGEKKTAYGSKGYWFNSINDAGAQQMVYLKKLMLSRPYFERIPDQSLIVGSQGQKYDRLIATRGKNYAFVYTYTGREININTDKLTGTKIKASWYNPRNGQITGIGTVAKAKTLKFKPPGQKANGNDWVLIIDAI, from the coding sequence ATGTTGAAGAAAATTGTTTGGTTAGTATTTGCATGCGTCTTGTTTTTCTCCTTTAGGAGCGATAACCCAGCCATGCAACCTTTAAAGGTATCCGATAATCACCGGTATTTTACTGCCGATGGTAAGCCCTTTTTCTGGCTGGGTGATACCGGCTGGCTTCTGTTTTCAAAACTGAAAAGGGAAGAAGCTGAACAATATCTGGATACCCGCAGTAAACAAGGGTTTAACGTAATTCAGGTGATGGTGGTGCACAGCATAGGCGAAGCGAATGTCTATGGCGATTCGGCTTTAAGCGGTAAAAATATAGCCATGCCTAAAGTTACTCCTGGTAATACTTTTGGTAAAGGCAACGAATACGATTATTGGGATCATATTGACTGGATAGTTAGTAAAGCCGCCGAAAAGGGGATATATATTGCAATGGTACCTGTATGGGGATCAGTAGTAAAGGGAAATCATATTGGTGCAGCCAAAGCGAAAATATATGCTGAGTTTTTGGCTAAAAGATACCGTGACCGTCCGAACATTATCTGGATGAATGGCGGGGATATTCCCGGAACCGATTCTTTGAAAACATGGAATGCTATTGGCAGTACGTTGAATGAGCTGGATAAGGAGCATCTAATTACCTTCCATCCACGTGGTCGCACACAATCATCTACATGGTTTCATGACCAGCTGTGGTTAAGCTTCAATTGTTTTCAATCAGGTCACCGTACCTATGCACAGGACACTTCCAAAAAGGATCTGAACTATGGTGAAGATAATTGGAAATATGTGCAGGTTGATTATGCTAAAACACCCATAAAGCCTACACTTGATGCCGAGCCATCTTATGAAAGAATACCACATGGTTTGCATAATGTTAACCTGCCAAGATGGACAGCGGCTGATGTAAGACGTTATGGTTACTGGTCGGTATTTGCAGGGGCGTGCGGTTATACTTATGGTAACAACGATGTAATGCAAATGCACAAACCCGGCGAGAAGAAAACTGCGTATGGTTCAAAAGGATACTGGTTTAATTCTATTAACGATGCCGGTGCACAACAAATGGTTTACCTGAAAAAGCTGATGTTATCCCGTCCGTATTTTGAGCGGATACCTGATCAATCCTTAATTGTGGGTAGCCAGGGTCAAAAATATGACAGGTTAATTGCCACCCGCGGTAAAAACTATGCTTTTGTGTACACTTATACAGGCAGGGAAATAAACATCAATACAGATAAACTGACCGGAACTAAAATAAAGGCATCGTGGTATAACCCGCGTAACGGACAAATTACAGGGATTGGAACGGTTGCCAAAGCAAAAACGCTTAAATTTAAACCTCCCGGCCAAAAAGCAAATGGCAATGATTGGGTACTGATCATTGATGCTATATAA
- a CDS encoding DUF6298 domain-containing protein has protein sequence MQLHAPLFAQNKKKVVKPQPPVAADKSGKLIYTIAPNGDRIPDYSYCGYMASEKAIPEAPIRIVVPVKSGDATLRIQAALDYVASLSADQDGIRGAVLLTKGTYQVNGSLKINASGIILRGSGMGTNGTILLAAGKDRETFIHVLGKNDRQTQKEIKITDAYVPVNANTLHIGAGSGIKAGDMVLVHRPSTQAWINTLKTDHFGGDLTALAWKPGERDLYWDRKVTTVNGDIITLDAPLTTALDTAYGGGLVAAYQWPGRIAQVGIENLLLRSAYDTANPKDEAHRWMAITMENVSDAWVRQVTFEHFAGSAVFITPTGNRITVEDCRSLAPISEIGGQRRNTFLTMGGQTLFQRLYSEQGFHDFAAGYCAPGPNAFVQCLSSQSYSFSGSIDSWASGILFDIGNIDGQALSYMNRGQDGQGAGWNTANSLFWNCTAARVDCYQPPTAQNWAFGTWAQFAGDGYWSTSNSTINPRSFYYTQLANRLNKDVSKQAAILYPATEPSSSPTVEQAAELMAQARKPAVTINDWIGKASERNPISTASTGVKTIDQVTYKQPASTAEAPKMSVENGWLVRGNTVMAGKHFETPWWNGTVHPDYTSTTAKPAITRWVPGQTGTGLTDDLDQVSNWMVKDNIVAFEHNYGLWYDRRRDDHERIRRMDGDVWAPFYELPFARSGKELAYDGLSKYDLTKYNTWYWDRLKKFADLADQKGLVLVHQNYFQHNIIEAGAHYTDFPWRTANNINSSGFPEPVPYAGDKRQFMAEQFYDETNPARRKLHQAYINKCLDNFAGNNGVIQLIGAEFTGPLHFVQFWVETIKQWEVTHKKKEIIGLSATKDVQDAILADPTKASVINAIDIRYWYYQANGTAYAPIGGQSLAPRQQARIFKPKASSFEQVYRAVNEYRTKYPDKAVLYSADGYDHFGWAVFIAGGSLPVLPAETDGKFLTAASSMKPVALPGTPKDQWALSSVKGYIVYNSADKAIHLDLAAGDYKTQWIDPQTGKATAGEQIKGGNGIEIKSPKAGTSILWLTHN, from the coding sequence GTGCAATTGCATGCACCCTTGTTTGCTCAGAATAAAAAGAAAGTAGTCAAACCGCAACCTCCTGTTGCTGCCGACAAAAGCGGGAAGCTGATTTATACCATTGCCCCCAACGGCGACCGTATTCCTGATTATTCATATTGCGGCTACATGGCTTCTGAAAAAGCTATACCCGAAGCCCCAATACGTATTGTAGTACCGGTAAAATCTGGCGATGCCACTTTACGGATACAGGCGGCTTTAGATTATGTAGCCTCATTATCTGCTGATCAGGATGGTATCCGTGGAGCGGTATTGCTAACTAAAGGAACGTATCAGGTTAATGGTAGTCTTAAGATAAATGCCTCTGGAATAATTTTGCGGGGCAGCGGCATGGGAACAAACGGAACCATATTACTCGCAGCCGGGAAAGACCGGGAAACTTTTATACATGTTTTAGGTAAAAACGACAGGCAAACTCAAAAAGAAATTAAAATTACAGATGCTTATGTACCTGTAAACGCCAACACCCTGCATATAGGCGCAGGCTCTGGTATTAAAGCCGGAGATATGGTTTTAGTACACCGGCCAAGCACACAAGCCTGGATCAATACCTTAAAAACAGATCATTTTGGCGGCGATCTTACCGCCTTAGCCTGGAAACCCGGCGAACGCGATCTTTACTGGGATCGTAAAGTAACAACAGTTAATGGCGATATAATTACGCTTGATGCTCCGCTTACCACAGCTTTAGATACTGCTTATGGCGGAGGCTTAGTTGCTGCCTACCAATGGCCGGGCCGGATAGCACAGGTAGGTATCGAAAACTTATTGCTGCGATCTGCTTATGATACAGCAAACCCAAAGGATGAAGCTCATCGCTGGATGGCTATTACCATGGAAAATGTTTCTGATGCCTGGGTACGCCAGGTAACGTTTGAACATTTCGCCGGCTCAGCAGTATTTATAACACCAACGGGCAACCGTATCACTGTTGAGGATTGCAGATCACTTGCTCCAATATCCGAAATAGGGGGGCAGCGTCGTAATACATTCCTTACTATGGGCGGTCAAACCCTTTTTCAACGCTTATATTCAGAACAAGGTTTTCATGATTTTGCTGCGGGATATTGCGCTCCGGGCCCAAATGCTTTTGTACAATGTTTGTCATCTCAATCATACAGTTTCAGCGGCTCTATCGATAGCTGGGCATCAGGAATATTGTTTGATATAGGCAATATAGATGGTCAGGCGCTGAGTTATATGAATCGTGGTCAGGATGGACAAGGGGCTGGCTGGAATACGGCCAACAGCTTGTTTTGGAACTGTACTGCCGCCCGCGTGGATTGCTACCAACCGCCAACCGCTCAAAACTGGGCTTTTGGTACGTGGGCACAGTTTGCAGGCGACGGTTACTGGTCAACATCAAATAGCACTATTAATCCGCGCAGCTTTTACTATACACAACTGGCCAACCGTTTAAATAAGGATGTGAGCAAACAAGCTGCTATTTTATATCCGGCAACGGAGCCGTCAAGCAGCCCAACTGTTGAGCAGGCTGCAGAATTAATGGCCCAGGCAAGAAAACCTGCTGTAACCATTAACGATTGGATTGGGAAAGCATCTGAAAGAAACCCGATCAGTACTGCGTCAACTGGTGTTAAAACCATTGATCAGGTTACTTATAAGCAACCCGCATCAACTGCCGAGGCTCCTAAAATGAGCGTTGAAAATGGTTGGTTGGTACGCGGTAATACAGTGATGGCTGGTAAGCATTTTGAAACCCCATGGTGGAACGGTACGGTTCATCCCGATTATACATCAACAACCGCCAAACCGGCTATTACCCGCTGGGTGCCCGGACAAACCGGAACCGGGTTAACCGACGATCTGGATCAGGTGAGTAACTGGATGGTTAAAGATAATATTGTGGCATTTGAACATAATTACGGTTTATGGTATGACCGCCGCCGTGATGATCATGAGCGCATCCGCCGTATGGACGGCGATGTATGGGCGCCGTTTTATGAACTGCCTTTTGCCCGTAGCGGTAAAGAGCTTGCCTATGACGGGCTAAGCAAATATGATCTTACCAAATACAATACATGGTATTGGGATCGCTTAAAGAAATTTGCCGATCTGGCCGATCAGAAAGGCTTGGTTCTTGTTCATCAGAATTATTTCCAGCATAATATTATTGAAGCCGGGGCGCATTATACTGATTTTCCATGGCGTACCGCCAACAATATCAACAGCAGTGGTTTTCCGGAACCTGTGCCCTATGCAGGCGACAAACGCCAGTTTATGGCCGAACAGTTTTATGATGAAACAAATCCTGCAAGGCGTAAACTGCACCAGGCTTATATCAATAAATGTCTTGACAATTTTGCGGGAAATAACGGTGTGATTCAGTTGATTGGGGCAGAGTTCACCGGCCCGCTTCACTTTGTGCAATTTTGGGTTGAAACCATTAAGCAATGGGAAGTCACCCATAAAAAGAAAGAAATTATAGGACTCAGCGCCACAAAGGATGTGCAGGACGCCATCCTGGCTGATCCAACAAAGGCGTCGGTTATTAACGCTATTGATATCAGGTATTGGTATTATCAGGCCAACGGAACGGCTTATGCACCGATAGGAGGCCAAAGCCTTGCTCCGCGCCAGCAGGCCCGTATTTTTAAACCTAAAGCGTCATCATTTGAGCAGGTTTATCGTGCTGTAAATGAATACCGTACAAAATATCCGGATAAGGCTGTATTATACTCGGCCGATGGTTATGATCATTTTGGATGGGCTGTTTTTATAGCGGGTGGTTCGTTACCGGTATTACCCGCCGAAACCGATGGGAAGTTTTTAACTGCAGCAAGCAGTATGAAACCAGTTGCTTTACCAGGTACACCGAAAGACCAATGGGCTTTAAGTTCGGTAAAGGGTTATATTGTTTACAACAGTGCTGATAAGGCCATTCATTTGGATTTGGCAGCTGGCGATTATAAAACTCAATGGATAGATCCCCAGACAGGCAAGGCCACTGCGGGAGAACAAATCAAAGGTGGCAATGGTATCGAAATAAAAAGCCCGAAAGCCGGAACTTCCATTTTATGGTTAACCCATAACTAA
- a CDS encoding sialidase family protein produces MNKTFSILSILILTAFTTMAQDTVHYTGNTVVNVDYHHGQLSPVVGVHSQQIFRANREHPELADGFGFTYNHAPMLAYWNNTFYVEYLSDKVGESVPPGQTLVITSKDGQTWSKPTVVFPQYKIPDGTTKEGHPGVAKDLYSVMHQRMGFYTAKSKRLLVLGFYGICLDGHDDPNDGLGIGRVVREVLPDGKYGPIYFIHYNPKWAEKNTSYPFYKKSKDKGFVQACDELMDNPLMMMQWAEETDRKDPLIPLHKEYKAFNFYHLTDGRVVGLWKNALTAISTDNGKTWPANASRAPHFVNSNAKIWGQRTSDGKYATVYNPSEFRWPLAISTSQDGLNYTNLLLVNGEITSLRYGGAYKSYGPQYVRGIEEGNGMPPDGKLWVTYSMNKEDIWVSSIPVPVTEVSDAHANEVFNDMPAGKELEKWNTYSPQWAPVTIEKAPDGERSLTLKDSDPFDYAKAERVVPASKKLLADFTIVPGQNNTGKLDIEFQNEKGDAAIRLTLDSAGRFYTKAGYRDKNIMKYEAGKSYHIILKLHTNTRFYTVNVNGKDVLTSLFFAPVLTVNRVVFRTGDVRRFPNADTPTDQDYDLPKPGEAVKQAVFYIKSFKTSNY; encoded by the coding sequence ATGAATAAAACATTTAGTATATTGTCTATATTAATTTTAACTGCTTTTACCACAATGGCGCAGGATACGGTGCATTACACCGGTAATACTGTTGTTAATGTAGATTATCATCACGGGCAACTAAGCCCGGTAGTGGGTGTACATAGTCAGCAAATATTTCGTGCCAATCGCGAACATCCTGAACTGGCAGATGGCTTTGGTTTTACCTATAACCATGCGCCCATGCTGGCTTACTGGAACAATACTTTTTATGTGGAATACCTGAGTGACAAGGTTGGCGAGAGTGTTCCTCCGGGTCAAACCCTGGTAATTACTTCCAAAGATGGTCAAACCTGGTCAAAACCAACCGTAGTATTCCCTCAGTATAAAATACCCGATGGTACTACAAAAGAAGGACATCCGGGCGTAGCTAAGGACCTGTATTCGGTAATGCACCAGCGTATGGGGTTTTATACCGCCAAATCAAAACGTTTGCTGGTACTTGGTTTTTACGGTATTTGTTTAGATGGCCATGATGATCCTAATGATGGTTTGGGTATAGGTCGTGTAGTGCGTGAGGTTTTGCCCGATGGTAAATATGGCCCCATCTATTTTATCCATTACAATCCTAAATGGGCTGAAAAAAATACCAGCTATCCATTTTATAAAAAGAGTAAGGATAAAGGCTTTGTACAGGCGTGTGATGAACTAATGGATAACCCATTAATGATGATGCAATGGGCTGAGGAAACCGACAGAAAAGACCCTTTAATACCGCTGCATAAAGAGTATAAAGCCTTTAACTTTTATCATCTGACAGATGGGAGGGTAGTAGGTTTATGGAAAAACGCGCTCACTGCTATCAGTACCGACAATGGTAAAACCTGGCCGGCAAATGCTTCAAGAGCTCCGCACTTTGTAAATAGTAATGCCAAAATATGGGGGCAACGTACGTCTGACGGTAAATACGCTACGGTTTATAATCCGTCAGAGTTTCGGTGGCCGCTGGCTATTTCTACAAGTCAGGACGGTTTGAATTATACTAACCTTTTACTGGTGAATGGAGAGATCACTTCGTTACGTTACGGCGGAGCTTATAAATCTTATGGCCCTCAATATGTACGCGGTATCGAAGAAGGTAACGGTATGCCACCCGACGGCAAACTATGGGTTACCTATAGTATGAATAAAGAGGACATTTGGGTATCATCTATACCTGTACCAGTAACTGAAGTTTCCGATGCGCATGCTAATGAAGTATTTAACGATATGCCGGCAGGTAAGGAGCTGGAAAAATGGAATACCTACAGTCCGCAATGGGCTCCGGTTACGATAGAAAAAGCCCCTGACGGAGAACGCAGTCTGACTTTAAAGGATAGCGACCCGTTTGATTATGCTAAAGCAGAGCGGGTTGTACCCGCATCAAAAAAACTACTGGCCGATTTTACCATAGTTCCAGGCCAAAATAATACCGGTAAGCTGGACATAGAATTTCAGAATGAAAAGGGCGATGCCGCTATCAGGCTTACACTTGATTCGGCTGGCAGGTTTTATACCAAAGCGGGCTATCGCGATAAGAATATTATGAAATACGAAGCAGGGAAATCTTACCACATTATTTTAAAACTGCATACAAATACCCGCTTTTATACTGTAAACGTAAACGGGAAGGATGTTTTAACCAGTTTATTTTTCGCGCCTGTGCTTACCGTTAACCGCGTAGTTTTCAGAACTGGCGACGTTAGGCGTTTCCCCAATGCGGATACTCCTACAGATCAGGATTATGATTTGCCTAAACCTGGCGAGGCTGTTAAACAGGCAGTGTTCTATATAAAATCATTTAAAACAAGCAACTATTAA
- a CDS encoding sialate O-acetylesterase, producing the protein MKRATFFCWMAISLFYFTKSRAQIVLPKILGNGMVLQRNQPVPIWGTAAKGEKVTINFKNQTKTVVANAEGKWMVTLSPMPASAEPATLTIAGINTIKLNNILVGEVWLCSGQSNMQYEMRKNSKVKKPDTSTVNSPVDELQRAHNPQIRIFLVTQKNLQKPDATHSGWSVAEDSALRAFSAAGYFFGKNLNDDLKVPVGIISSAVSGSHIEPWAPQEAYDAIPYFKANNIQISNDPGKFYAKMIEPLSPFAIKGFLWYQGETSCFLAETISYTYKMEALINNWRKLWGNKNMPFYYVQIAPFYYSKSKGEVPFTEFTEPELREAQTLALQIPHTGMIVTTDLNDDLKNIHPPFKWEVGHRLELQALANTYGQKNVVFSGPMYKSMKVSGNKIILQFNYQGSGLVSHDGKPLTDFTIAGQDGKFVPAEATIKGNTVVVSASSVSNPMASRFAWSESAQPNFYNKNGLPAVPFRTDNPLKFTLTSN; encoded by the coding sequence ATGAAGAGAGCAACTTTTTTTTGCTGGATGGCCATAAGCTTGTTTTATTTTACCAAAAGCAGGGCGCAGATTGTTTTGCCTAAAATATTAGGTAACGGAATGGTGCTGCAGCGTAATCAGCCTGTACCAATCTGGGGTACTGCTGCTAAGGGCGAAAAGGTTACCATTAACTTTAAAAATCAAACCAAAACAGTTGTAGCTAATGCCGAAGGTAAATGGATGGTAACGCTTAGCCCCATGCCTGCATCTGCTGAACCGGCAACGCTAACAATCGCCGGCATCAATACCATAAAGCTTAATAATATTTTGGTTGGCGAAGTTTGGTTGTGCTCCGGACAGTCAAATATGCAGTATGAAATGCGTAAGAACAGCAAGGTAAAAAAGCCCGATACCAGTACGGTTAATTCTCCCGTTGATGAATTGCAACGCGCACATAACCCCCAGATCAGGATATTTCTGGTTACCCAAAAAAATCTGCAAAAACCAGATGCTACCCATTCGGGCTGGAGTGTGGCAGAAGATTCGGCTTTAAGGGCATTTTCGGCAGCCGGATATTTCTTCGGTAAAAATTTAAATGATGATTTAAAAGTTCCCGTAGGTATCATTTCATCGGCTGTAAGTGGTAGCCATATTGAGCCCTGGGCGCCACAGGAGGCATATGATGCAATTCCTTACTTTAAGGCCAATAATATTCAAATTTCAAATGACCCTGGTAAATTCTATGCTAAAATGATAGAGCCTTTGTCGCCATTTGCCATAAAAGGATTTTTATGGTACCAGGGCGAAACCAGTTGCTTTTTGGCCGAAACCATTAGTTATACCTACAAAATGGAGGCGCTGATCAATAACTGGCGCAAGCTGTGGGGCAATAAAAATATGCCGTTTTATTACGTGCAAATAGCGCCGTTCTATTATTCTAAAAGTAAAGGCGAAGTGCCTTTTACAGAATTTACTGAGCCTGAACTCCGCGAGGCGCAAACATTGGCGCTGCAAATTCCACATACAGGTATGATCGTAACTACCGATCTGAACGATGATTTGAAAAATATTCACCCCCCATTTAAATGGGAGGTAGGTCACCGGTTGGAATTACAGGCTTTGGCTAACACTTATGGGCAAAAGAACGTAGTCTTTTCCGGGCCAATGTACAAAAGCATGAAGGTGAGCGGCAATAAAATCATCCTGCAGTTTAATTATCAAGGCAGCGGATTGGTAAGCCATGACGGTAAACCGCTTACCGATTTTACCATAGCCGGCCAGGACGGCAAATTTGTGCCTGCCGAAGCTACAATAAAAGGCAATACTGTGGTAGTATCGGCTTCCTCTGTAAGTAACCCTATGGCCTCCCGCTTTGCATGGTCAGAGTCGGCCCAACCTAATTTTTATAATAAGAACGGATTACCGGCGGTACCATTTCGCACAGATAATCCTTTAAAATTCACCTTAACCTCAAACTAA
- a CDS encoding glycoside hydrolase family 43 protein: protein MNRSVKYIVLAFVSVLILSCKTSKSVYMFTSFREPAGGGLRFLYSYDAYHWNALNHVFLKPEAGNAKIMRDPSIAQGPDGVYHLVWTTGWKDDQGIGYASSKDLLHWSAQQHINVMAYEPTAVNAWAPELFYDDEAGQFIIVWASTIPNRFPKGEEPENNNHRLYYTTTKDFKAFAPTKLFLDPGFSVIDAEIVKRAKNDYVLVMKDNTRPNRNILVAFSNNPLGPYTNYTKRFTEMYSEGPSMTKAGDNWLIYYDSYRLKRYGAMRTTDFKTFTDISDSVKVPEGHKHGTIFKVTKKQLNLLLKERG from the coding sequence ATGAACCGATCTGTAAAATATATAGTCTTAGCATTTGTTTCTGTTTTGATACTATCATGCAAAACAAGCAAAAGCGTATACATGTTCACTTCGTTTCGTGAACCTGCAGGTGGAGGTCTTAGGTTTTTGTACAGTTATGATGCTTACCATTGGAATGCCCTTAACCATGTATTTCTAAAGCCTGAGGCCGGTAATGCCAAGATCATGCGCGATCCCTCCATAGCACAGGGACCTGACGGTGTTTATCACCTGGTATGGACAACAGGCTGGAAGGATGACCAGGGTATCGGTTACGCAAGTTCAAAAGATCTGCTTCATTGGTCGGCTCAGCAGCATATTAATGTAATGGCTTATGAGCCAACAGCGGTTAATGCCTGGGCACCGGAACTTTTTTACGATGATGAAGCAGGTCAGTTTATAATTGTTTGGGCCTCAACTATCCCTAACCGATTCCCAAAAGGTGAGGAACCCGAAAACAATAATCACCGGTTGTATTACACCACAACTAAAGATTTTAAAGCCTTTGCACCGACAAAATTATTCCTCGATCCGGGATTCAGCGTAATTGATGCTGAAATTGTTAAACGGGCAAAAAATGATTACGTACTGGTGATGAAAGATAATACCCGGCCAAACCGGAACATATTGGTGGCATTCAGCAATAACCCGCTTGGGCCTTATACCAATTACACTAAACGCTTTACCGAAATGTACAGCGAAGGGCCGTCGATGACCAAAGCCGGTGACAATTGGTTGATCTACTATGACTCATACCGTTTGAAAAGATATGGTGCTATGCGCACTACCGACTTTAAAACTTTTACCGATATATCAGACAGTGTAAAAGTGCCCGAAGGGCATAAGCACGGTACCATATTTAAAGTGACTAAAAAGCAACTGAACTTACTGTTAAAGGAACGCGGTTGA